CATTCAGGTGCTGAGCGATCCAGCTTCCGCCCGCGACGACGCAGTTAGTGGGGCTCATTGGGCGAGCAGCCGCTACGGTACGATTCAGTTCGCGAACAGCCTTCGGTCTGTGTACGGCGCAAACAGTCTGCGCGACGTCAGTCGCGAACGCTCAGCGGCAGATCGCCGAATACCAAGAATCGCCATGGTTACACCTTGGCGCTTCGACGATCCACGTGCTTGGTCAGGAATGATTGCCCACATGCAGCGCGTCATGGGTGAGCGCGTCGAGCTCGTACCTATTTCGACCGAACCCGTGTCGACCGCGATCATTGATCGAGTAGCTACGCGCGTAATTGGCGCAATTTCGAACCGCAAGTACCTTTGGGACTTCGGTCTGGCCACCGCTCTCCGAAGGGGTCGCTCATTGAAGCGGCGACTCCGGAACGAAGAAATCGACGCTGTTCTCGCAGTTGTTGCGTCGACGGACATCGCCTTCCTAGGCAAAATCGGAGCCCCCATCATTCAAGTCACGGATGCGACGTTAATCGCCATGCGCGACTTCTATGCGATGTTCAGCAATGTGCATCCCGTGTCTTCGATCCAGGCTGACGCTGTTTCGGCGCGAGCCACCAGAACGACAGAAGGGTTCGTGGCGTCGTCGGCATGGGCTAAGAACTCGCTGGTACTGGACTACGGCGTTAGATCTGAGCACGTGGTTGTCGCACCGACGGGGCCCGCCATCTTGCCTCCTGAACCTCTAGAACGACCTGCTCCTGTAAGCGGACCCCTACGACTACTACTGGTTTCGACCGAATGGGAACGGAAGGGCGGCACCATCGCATTAAAAGCCGTCGAGGAGGCTCGGAGCAGAGGGCTCGAGGCGGGGCTCGTGATTGTTGGCGACGCTCCGGCCTCTCTACCGGCTTGGGCGGAACCGATGGGGCGTCTCTCGCGCGAGGCGCTCAGCGCGGAGTATGTTAAGGCCGATATCTTGATCGAGCTGGCAACTGCTAATGCGGCTGGCGTGACTCTCACGGATGCAGCTGCCCACGGACTCCCCGCCATCGCGGCGGACGTAGGGGGCGTTGCCAGCATTGTCAAACACGACCTCACGGGTCTCCTCGTCAAATCCGGCGAATCGATCGTTGCGGATGCGGCGACTGCGATCTTCCGGATGAGTGACCCGGGCCTCCGCGCTAAGTACAGCTCCAGCGCTATTGAGTGGTCTCGAACTGAGCTCAATTGGGAAGTCTGGGCGGACCGGACCCTTGATCTTTGTCTGCGCGCGGGAGGCTTGAAATAGTGAACTTGCGTGACATGCTTCATGACCTCAACACCGTAATGCGGTTGCAGTCAGGGAAACAATGGCCCTGGATGACTGCGGCCGTTGTCGGATCAATTGGGTTGGCAGCATTAGACACACTTGGTGTCGCCATGATGCTGCCCCTCATGCAATTACTAACTATGGGAGCGCAATCACCGTGGTTCCCAACAATCGCCTCGGTATTTCGCAGTGAAGAGCTGCCAACCCTCATCGTGTTAGTCGCGCTGCTTGTGGCGGGTACGTTCGTCCTCAAGAGCCTGGCAACTATTCTGTTTCGCTGGTGGCTGGTCGGGCGACAGAACCGCATGACAGCCGTTGGCGCAGCCGAACTTCTTCGAAAGTATGTGTTGTCTCCGTACGCAGCACATCGTCAGCGTGAAATAGCCGATATGTATCGGCACCTTGGTGCGTCGACGAACGCCGCGTTTGGTTCGGTGCTCGGTGGCTTGATCTCGCTGCTCACTAA
This DNA window, taken from Gulosibacter molinativorax, encodes the following:
- a CDS encoding 6TM ABC transporter family protein codes for the protein MNLRDMLHDLNTVMRLQSGKQWPWMTAAVVGSIGLAALDTLGVAMMLPLMQLLTMGAQSPWFPTIASVFRSEELPTLIVLVALLVAGTFVLKSLATILFRWWLVGRQNRMTAVGAAELLRKYVLSPYAAHRQREIADMYRHLGASTNAAFGSVLGGLISLLTNFATIMAIIVVLFVTAPLATLAAVVVFASVTLGLQLILKKKHLSLGHAQSEAEVSGWRSVTPVLAGFRDVRLTGSGHRFVESYRESKLVQAGVVWAAA